A region from the Equus asinus isolate D_3611 breed Donkey chromosome 3, EquAss-T2T_v2, whole genome shotgun sequence genome encodes:
- the FGA gene encoding fibrinogen alpha chain → MFSMRIFCLVLSVVGTIGTKTEEGEFISEGGGVRGPRVVERQQSACKETDWPFCSDEDWNYKCPSGCRMKGLIDEVNQDFTNRINKLKNSLFDYQKHHKDSNSLIRNIMEVLRGDFADAGNRDNTFNQVSKDLRSKIEILKRKVIEQVQHINLLQKNVKAQLIDMKQLEVDIDIKIRSCRGSCSRALTRQIDLKDYEDQQKQLEQVIARDLLPSKDRQYLPRLKVSPLPDLFPADFKSQLQTAPPEWTALTEIQQMKMELETAGRVGKPQVDPVPHGTGSVPESPRHPGSGSASTWTSGSYGPGSASTWNPGSSQPGSSGPWTSGSSGLGSASTWNPGSSEPGSDGPRKPGSSGTLSASIWTSGSSGPGSASTWNPGSSELGSDGPRKPGSSGTLSASIWTSGSSGLGSASTWNPGSSEPGSDSPRKPGSSGTLSASIWTSGSSGPGSASTRHPGSSEPGSDGLQKAGSSGTGSASKWIAGSSGTGSGSIWSSGSSQPTRVRPDSSGHGNTRPINPDWGTFEEVSGSVSPGTKKEYHTSKLVTSKGDKELLIGGEKVTSGSTTTTRRSCSKTVTKTVIGPDGRKEVTKEVVNSEDGSDCGEAVELDLFRTFPGEGSLDGLFHGHPDEAAFFDSFSSKTQSMGLGSDGFTDSHHFGVPEYPSSGKSSSHSKQFVTSSTTFNRGGSTSKSFKMADEAGSKADPEDPRGAHATKGSHVKVRSARDCDDVLQTHPSGAQSGIFNIKLPGSSKIFSVYCDQETGLGGWLLIQQRMDGSLNFNRTWQDYKRGFGSLNDKGEGEFWLGNEYLHLLTLRDSVLRVELEDWAGNRTYAEYHFRVGSEAEGYALQVSSYEGTAGDALIEGSVEEGAEYTSHAGMEFSTFDRDADKWEENCAEVYGGGWWYNNCQAANLNGIYYRGGSYDPRNNSPYEIENGVVWVPFRGADYSLRAVRMKIRPLGNEQAKRGDVRAPLSLFSEVEKK, encoded by the exons ATGTTTTCCATGAGAATCTTCTGCCTGGTCCTGAGTGTGGTGGGCACAATTGGG ACAAAGACCGAGGAAGGTGAATTTATAAGTGAAGGAGGAGGTGTGCGTGGCCCACGAGTTGTGGAAAGACAGCAATCTGCCTGCAAAGAGACGGACTGGCCCTTCTGCTCTGATGAAGACTGG AACTATAAATGCCCTTCTGGCTGCAGGATGAAAGGGTTGATTGATGAAGTCAATCAAGATTTTACAAACAGAATAAATAAGCTCAAAAATTCACTATTTGATTATCAGAAGCACCATAAGGACTCCAATTCATTGATCAGGAATATAATGGAAGTTTTGAGAGGGGATTTTGCTGATGCTGGCA ACAGAGATAATACATTTAACCAAGTGTCAAAAGATTTGCGAAGCAAAATTGAGATCCTGAAGCGCAAAGTCATAGAACAAGTACAGCATATCAACCTTCTGCAGAAAAATGTCAAGGCTCAGCTGATAGATATGAAACAACTGGAG gTGGACATTGATATTAAGATCCGCTCTTGCCGAGGGTCATGCAGTAGGGCTTTAACACGTCAGATAGATCTAAAGGACTATGAAGATCAGCAGAAGCAACTTGAACAGGTCATTGCCAGAGACTTACTTCCCTCTAAAGATAGGCAATACTTACCACGGCTAAAAGTGAGCCCGCTTCCAGACTTGTTTCCTGCAGATTTCAAGAGCCAGCTACAGACGGCCCCTCCAGAATGGACCGCACTAACGGAAATTCAGCAGATGAAAATGGAGTTAGAGACAGCTGGTAGAGTTGGGAAGCCCCAAGTAGACCCTGTACCTCATGGGACAGGATCAGTGCCTGAAAGCCCCAGGCACCCTGGATCTGGCAGTGCCAGCACTTGGACCTCTGGGAGCTATGGACCTGGTAGTGCAAGCACTTGGAACCCTGGGAGCTCTCAACCTGGTAGCAGTGGCCCTTGGACCTCTGGGAGCTCTGGACTTGGTAGTGCTAGCACTTGGAACCCCGGGAGCTCTGAACCTGGTAGCGATGGCCCTCGGAAGCCTGGGAGCTCTGGAACTCTAAGTGCCAGCATTTGGACCTCTGGGAGCTCTGGACCTGGTAGTGCTAGCACTTGGAACCCTGGGAGCTCTGAACTTGGTAGCGATGGCCCTCGGAAGCCTGGGAGCTCTGGAACTCTAAGTGCCAGCATTTGGACCTCTGGGAGCTCTGGACTTGGTAGTGCTAGCACTTGGAACCCTGGGAGCTCTGAACCTGGTAGCGATAGCCCTCGGAAGCCTGGGAGCTCTGGAACTCTAAGTGCCAGCATTTGGACCTCTGGGAGCTCTGGACCTGGTAGTGCTAGCACTCGGCACCCTGGGAGCTCTGAACCCGGTAGCGATGGCCTTCAGAAGGCTGGAAGCTCTGGAACTGGAAGTGCTAGCAAGTGGATCGCTGGGAGCTCTGGAACTGGAAGTGGTAGCATTTGGAGCTCTGGAAGTTCTCAGCCTACACGTGTTAGGCCAGATAGCTCAGGGCATGGGAACACCAGGCCTATCAACCCAGACTGGGGTACATTTGAAGAGGTGTCAGGAAGTGTAAGTCCAGGTACAAAGAAAGAGTACCACACAAGTAAATTGGTCACTTCTAAAGGAGATAAAGAGCTTCTGATTGGTGGTGAGAAGGTCACCTCTGGCAGTACAACCACCACTCGCCGTTCATGCTCTAAAACAGTTACTAAGACTGTTATAGGTCCTGATGGTCGCAAAGAAGTTACCAAAGAAGTAGTAAACTCAGAAGATGGTTCTGACTGTGGTGAGGCAGTCGAGTTAGACTTGTTCCGTACTTTCCCTGGCGAGGGTAGCCTAGATGGTTTATTTCATGGGCACCCTGATGAAGCTGCTTTCTTTGACTCCTTTAGCAGTAAGACCCAGTCTATGGGTTTAGGATCTGACGGCTTCACGGACTCTCATCACTTTGGTGTACCTGAGTATCCTTCAAGTGGTAAAAGTTCAAGTCACAGCAAACAATTTGTGACCAGTAGCACAACGTTCAACAGAGGAGGCTCTACAAGTAAGAGCTTTAAAATGGCAGATGAGGCGGGAAGCAAAGCAGATCCTGAAGACCCCAGAGGAGCACATGCCACCAAGGGAAGCCATGTTAAAGTTCGCTCTGCAAGAG actgTGATGATGTCCTCCAAACACATCCTTCAGGTGCCCAAAGTGGCATTTTCAATATCAAGCTACCGGGATCCAGTaagattttttctgtttattgcgATCAAGAGACCGGTTTGGGAGGATGGCTTTTGATCCAGCAAAGAATGGATGGATCACTGAATTTTAACCGGACCTGGCAAGACTACAAGAGAGGTTTCGGCAGCCTGAATGACAAGGGGGAAGGAGAATTCTGGCTAGGCAATGAATACCTCCATTTACTAACCCTGAGGGACTCTGTCCTTCGGGTTGAATTAGAGGACTGGGCTGGGAACCGGACTTATGCAGAATATCACTTCCGGGTAGGCTCTGAGGCCGAAGGCTACGCCCTGCAAGTCTCCTCCTATGAGGGCACGGCGGGCGATGCTCTGATTGAGGGTTCTGTAGAGGAAGGCGCAGAGTACACTTCTCATGCCGGCATGGAGTTCAGCACCTTTGACAGGGATGCAGACAAGTGGGAAGAGAACTGTGCGGAAGTCTACGGAGGAGGCTGGTGGTACAACAACTGCCAAGCGGCCAACCTCAATGGCATCTACTACCGTGGGGGCTCCTATGACCCGAGGAACAACAGTCCTTATGAGATTGAGAATGGAGTGGTCTGGGTCCCCTTCAGGGGTGCCGATTATTCCCTCAGAGCTGTTCGCATGAAAATCAGGCCCCTGGGGAACGAACAGGCTAAAAGAGGCGATGTGAGAGCACCGCTTTCTCTGTTTAGTGAAGTGGAGAAAAAATAA
- the FGG gene encoding fibrinogen gamma chain, translating to MSWSLYPRNLILYFYTLFLLSSTCLAYVATRDNCCILDERFGSYCPTTCGIADFLSNYQNSVDKDLQDFEDILHRAENQTSEAEQLIQAIRTSYNPDEPPKTGRIDAATRESKKMMEEIVKYEALVVTHESTIRFLQDIYNSNNQKIINLKQKVAQLEAKCQEPCRDTVHLQDTTGKDCQDIANKGAKESGLYFIKPLKAKQQFLVYCEIDATGNGWTVLQKRLDGSVDFKKNWIQYKEGFGYLSPTGTTEFWLGNEKIHLISTQTTIPYVLRVQLEDWNGKTSTADYSTFRVGPENDKYRLTYAYFMGGEAGDAFDGFDFGDDPSDKVFTSHNGMQFSTWDNDNDRFEGNCAEQDGSGWWMNKCHAGHLNGVYYQGGTYSKSSTLNGYDNGIIWATWKSRWYSMKKTTMKIIPFNRIAIGEGQQFHLGAAKQAGDV from the exons ATGAGTTGGTCCTTGTACCCCCGGAATTTAATTCTGTACTTCTACACTCTTTTTTTGCTCTCTTCAACATGCCTGGCA taTGTTGCTACCAGAGACAACTGCTGCATCTTAGATGAAAGATTT GGCAGTTATTGTCCGACTACCTGTGGAATTGCAGATTTCCTGTCGAATTACCAAAACAGTGTGGACAAGGATCTACAGGATTTTGAAGACATCTTACATCGAGCTGAAAATCAAACCTCAGAAGCTGAACAACTGATCCAAGCAATCCGAACCAGCTATAATCCTGATGAACCACCAAAGACAG GCAGAATAGATGCTGCTACTAGAGAGTCCAAGAAAATGATGGAAGAAATTGTGAAATATGAAGCATTGGTTGTAACACATGAATCAACTATTCG ATTTTTGCAGGATATATATAATTCAAATAATCAAAAGATCATTAATCTGAAACAGAAAGTAGCCCAGCTTGAAGCAAAGTGTCAGGAACCTTGCAGAGACACAGTACACCTACAAGATACCACTGGGAAAG ATTGTCAAGACATTGCCAATAAGGGAGCCAAAGAGAGTGGGCTTTACTTTATCAAACCTCTGAAAGCTAAGCAGCAGTTCTTAGTCTACTGTGAAATCGATGCAACTGGAAATGGGTGGACTGTGCTTCAGAAG AGGCTCGATGGCAGTGTGGATTTCAAGAAAAACTGGATTCAATATAAAGAAGGGTTTGGATATCTATCTCCTACTGGCACCACAGAATTTTGGCTGGGAAATGAGAAGATTCATTTGATAAGCACACAGACTACCATCCCATATGTACTAAGAGTGCAGCTGGAGGACTGGAATGGCAAAACCAG CACTGCAGACTATTCCACGTTCAGGGTGGGAcctgaaaatgacaaataccgCTTGACATATGCCTACTTCATGGGTGGAGAGGCCGGAGATGCCTTTGATGGCTTTGATTTTGGTGATGATCCTAGTGACAAGGTTTTCACATCCCACAATGGCATGCAGTTCAGTACCTGGGACAATGACAACGATAGATTTGAAGGCAACTGTGCTGAACAGGATGGATCGGGTTGGTGGATGAACAAGTGTCATGCTGGCCACCTCAATGGAGTTTATTACCAAG GTGGCACTTACTCAAAATCATCTACACTTAATGGTTATGATAATGGCATAATTTGGGCCACTTGGAAAAGCCGGTGGTATTCCATGAAGAAAACCACCATGAAGATAATCCCATTCAACAGAATTGCCATTGGAGAAGGACAGCAGTTCCACCTTGGGGCAGCCAAACAG GCTGGAGACGTTTAG